Below is a window of Undibacterium sp. YM2 DNA.
TGTCAAACTCGGCTTTAAATAATATTCTGCCTGCCACCATGACATGGTCGTGGTGGCATTCTCTACAGTCTGCGCGTCCGCGCATGGTTCCGGGTCAGCGTTCTGCTACCCAGTTCAGGAGCTTATATGAAATTTCTGGATCACCTCGAAGAATGGCTGATCGCGACCCTCATGGGCGCGGCCACCATTGTTATTTTTATTGCGGTAGTACACCGCTACTTGTCTGGTTTTGCCATACCTGGCTTGCAAGATGCCTTGTTGAAGCTTAATACCAGTTGGGCGCAGGAACTGACCATCTATATGTTTGTGTGGATGGCAAAGTTTGGTGCAGCCTACGGCGTGCGCACCGGCATCCATGTCGGTGTTGACGTGTTGATCAATAAAATGAATCCGCAATGGCGTAACAAGTTTGTCGTGCTGGGTTTGCTGTCTGGAGCTTTGTTCACGGGTATCGTTGGCACCCTGGGTGCAAGTTTTGTCTGGGAAATGTCACATACTGACCAGACTTCAGCTGATATGGAGATTCCGATGTGGTGGGTGTATCTGGCAATACCGCTGGGATCTTACCTGATGTGCTTCCGTTTCCTGCAAGTTACATGGAATTTCATCAAAACTGGTGAGTTGCCCAAGCACGATCACGCCCATGTTGAAGGTCTGGACGAAGAGGTGAAAGCATGAACGCCGCGATTATATTTATCCTGCTGTTAGTTCTCATGCTGACAGGCATGCCGATTTCAATATCGTTGGGTCTGACTGTTCTGACTTTCTTGTTCACCATGACCCAGGTACCTATCGAGTCGGTGGCCCTGAAATTATTTACTGGTATTGAGAAGTTTGAAATCATGGCGATTCCATTCTTCATTCTTGCAGGTAATTTCCTCACACATGGTGGTGTGGCGCGGCGCATGATTAACTTTGCGGCCTCTATGGTAGGGCACTGGCACGGTGGCTTGGCGTTGGCTGGCGTTATGGCTTGCGCGTTGTTTGCGGCAGTTTCTGGTTCTTCTCCGGCAACCGTGGTGGCGATTGGTTCCATCATTTTGCCTGCGATGGTGAAGCAGGGCTATCCAAAGGGTTTTGGTGCTGGTGTAATTACCACCTCAGGAGCCCTGGGTATCTTAATCCCACCATCTATTGTCATGGTGATGTATTCAGTGTCCACCAATACATCGGTGGGGCAATTGTTCATGGCGGGCGTCGTGCCAGGCTTGTTGCTGGCTTTCTTTTTGGGGCTGACAACCTGGTTCCTGGCGAAGAAACACAATTACCCCCGCATGCCCAAAGCGAGTTGGACGGAACGCTGGGCTGCATTCCGCAAGAGCGCCTGGGGATTGCTGCTGATAGTCATCGTCATGGGTGGTATCTATACCGGCATGTTCACACCAACGGAAGCTGCTGCAGTGTCTGCTGTGTATGCCTTCGTTGTCGCCGTGTTTGTCTACAAGGACATGACCATCAAGAAAGTACCCAAGGTCTTGCTGGATTCTGCTGCGATGTCAGCGATGCTGTTGTACATCATCACCAATGCTGTTTTGTTCTCTTTCCTGATGACCAGTGAAAATATCCCGCAAGCCATGGCAGGCTGGATCATGGACAAGGGCTTTGGCATCATCAGCTTCTTGCTGGTGGTGAATATACTTTTGCTGTTGGCTGGTAATGTGATGGAACCGTCATCGATCGTGCTGATCATGGCACCTATTCTGT
It encodes the following:
- a CDS encoding TRAP transporter small permease translates to MKFLDHLEEWLIATLMGAATIVIFIAVVHRYLSGFAIPGLQDALLKLNTSWAQELTIYMFVWMAKFGAAYGVRTGIHVGVDVLINKMNPQWRNKFVVLGLLSGALFTGIVGTLGASFVWEMSHTDQTSADMEIPMWWVYLAIPLGSYLMCFRFLQVTWNFIKTGELPKHDHAHVEGLDEEVKA
- a CDS encoding TRAP transporter large permease → MNAAIIFILLLVLMLTGMPISISLGLTVLTFLFTMTQVPIESVALKLFTGIEKFEIMAIPFFILAGNFLTHGGVARRMINFAASMVGHWHGGLALAGVMACALFAAVSGSSPATVVAIGSIILPAMVKQGYPKGFGAGVITTSGALGILIPPSIVMVMYSVSTNTSVGQLFMAGVVPGLLLAFFLGLTTWFLAKKHNYPRMPKASWTERWAAFRKSAWGLLLIVIVMGGIYTGMFTPTEAAAVSAVYAFVVAVFVYKDMTIKKVPKVLLDSAAMSAMLLYIITNAVLFSFLMTSENIPQAMAGWIMDKGFGIISFLLVVNILLLLAGNVMEPSSIVLIMAPILFPVAMKLGIDPVHFGIIMVVNMEVGMCHPPVGLNLYVASGITKMGITELTVAVLPWLMTMIGFLLLITYVPQITMWLPNLIYK